The following are encoded together in the Bradymonas sediminis genome:
- a CDS encoding DUF7107 domain-containing protein, whose product MSRHSIRLFVFLLALCGQLVLSGCGRTAMGDQCVTNADCDPGSECVNQQCEPADFCFNSSECPGDEICVAGACQLPETTCTDNSQCPDDTLCSDGYCVPGCRTDSDCGDDELCIEGVCETGCACTGDVDCGEGFVCNDCACIERVECASHADCPTGSRCSVDNVCEPIPRECVENSDCRNGMKCLNESCVVGCDTDQDCPIDTVCRDGMCGAECFDDGECPDGLACHDNQCVIVECRSDDECGFGGVCEDGRCAYTTCDSNADCPDSEYCDAGICVPRPPECTRPSDCAPGETCSSDNVCVPDDNACFSDLNCPPGDACIDGRCVPDVECRVDSECGDNQICVDGHCENNGACVIDAECGPAERCLGGSCFFVGDCRADIDCRADEFCSDSFRCERARSCDDLNCPVGTVCENAQCVTPQECADDSMCPGNSICINQQCIPQPPECTSSDQCAPGERCVNEACVFTGDCRSDAECGPDEICQNNYCVQPGGCRRDQDCPSGQECEPISRVCQPSVECTSNSDCAAGLTCISDRCVDARECVNDNDCPTGAVCNGFFCQPAAECHVDDDCAAGERCDVNNCVVTTCTAASDCPPAWQCMADRCVPPLLCTDDQSCPLPGMQCINNTCQSPGGCQSDDECPGSLSCIVGQCLPIPPSNCDVDSDCPGNRICEFGFCLDNPGQCQINQDCGPNQRCLNYQCQDLPNVGCTNNAECVSGEICDVATESCVPGCVDDSGCNSPAEYCDLNLNMCAPRDPSACRVNADCAQGQLCIDSVCRAGTQCIDHDDCGPNQYCDSGQCLQIVEP is encoded by the coding sequence ATGTCTCGTCATTCTATACGTTTATTCGTCTTTTTGCTCGCCCTCTGCGGGCAGCTCGTGCTCAGCGGTTGCGGGCGAACCGCGATGGGCGATCAATGCGTCACCAACGCGGACTGCGATCCGGGCTCGGAATGCGTCAACCAGCAATGCGAGCCGGCGGATTTCTGCTTCAACTCCTCGGAGTGCCCGGGCGACGAGATTTGCGTGGCGGGCGCCTGCCAGTTGCCCGAGACCACCTGCACCGACAACTCGCAATGCCCCGACGACACGCTCTGCAGCGATGGCTATTGCGTGCCCGGCTGTCGAACCGACAGTGATTGTGGCGATGACGAGCTCTGCATCGAAGGTGTCTGCGAGACCGGCTGCGCCTGCACCGGCGACGTGGACTGCGGCGAGGGCTTTGTCTGCAACGACTGCGCCTGCATCGAGCGGGTCGAGTGTGCGTCCCACGCGGATTGCCCCACCGGCTCGCGCTGCTCGGTCGACAATGTCTGCGAGCCTATTCCGCGCGAATGCGTGGAGAACTCCGACTGCCGCAACGGCATGAAATGCCTCAACGAGAGCTGCGTCGTGGGCTGCGACACCGACCAGGATTGCCCCATCGACACGGTATGTCGCGACGGAATGTGCGGCGCGGAGTGCTTCGACGATGGCGAGTGCCCCGACGGGCTCGCCTGCCACGATAATCAATGCGTCATCGTTGAGTGCCGAAGCGACGACGAGTGCGGCTTCGGCGGCGTCTGCGAAGACGGGCGCTGCGCCTATACGACCTGCGACTCCAACGCCGACTGCCCCGACTCCGAGTATTGCGATGCGGGCATTTGCGTCCCACGGCCGCCGGAGTGCACCCGCCCGTCGGACTGCGCGCCCGGTGAGACCTGCTCGAGCGACAATGTCTGCGTCCCCGACGACAACGCCTGCTTTAGCGACCTCAATTGCCCGCCCGGCGACGCCTGCATCGACGGTCGATGCGTGCCGGATGTCGAGTGTCGGGTCGACTCGGAGTGCGGCGACAATCAGATTTGCGTCGACGGCCACTGCGAGAATAACGGCGCCTGCGTCATCGACGCCGAGTGCGGCCCGGCCGAGCGCTGCCTGGGCGGCTCCTGCTTCTTCGTCGGCGACTGCCGCGCCGACATCGATTGCCGCGCCGATGAGTTCTGCAGCGACAGCTTCCGCTGCGAGCGCGCCCGCTCCTGCGATGACCTGAACTGCCCCGTCGGGACAGTCTGTGAGAACGCCCAATGCGTGACGCCGCAGGAATGCGCCGACGACTCGATGTGCCCGGGCAACTCGATCTGCATCAACCAGCAGTGCATCCCGCAGCCCCCCGAGTGCACGTCCAGCGATCAGTGCGCGCCCGGAGAGCGCTGCGTCAACGAAGCATGTGTCTTCACCGGCGACTGCCGCTCCGATGCCGAATGCGGCCCGGATGAGATCTGCCAGAATAATTATTGCGTCCAGCCCGGCGGCTGCCGCCGCGACCAGGATTGCCCCAGCGGCCAGGAATGCGAGCCGATCTCGCGGGTCTGCCAGCCCAGCGTCGAGTGCACGTCGAATAGTGATTGCGCCGCCGGCTTGACCTGCATCTCAGACCGCTGCGTCGACGCCCGTGAATGTGTCAACGACAACGATTGCCCCACCGGCGCGGTCTGCAACGGCTTCTTCTGCCAGCCCGCCGCCGAGTGCCACGTCGACGATGATTGCGCCGCCGGCGAGCGATGCGACGTCAACAATTGCGTCGTGACCACGTGTACCGCGGCCTCCGACTGCCCGCCGGCATGGCAATGCATGGCCGACCGCTGCGTGCCGCCGCTTCTGTGCACCGACGACCAGAGCTGCCCGCTGCCGGGTATGCAATGCATCAATAACACCTGCCAATCCCCCGGCGGATGCCAATCCGATGACGAATGCCCCGGCTCCCTATCCTGCATCGTCGGGCAGTGCCTGCCGATTCCGCCCTCGAATTGCGACGTCGACTCGGACTGCCCGGGCAACCGAATCTGTGAATTTGGCTTCTGCCTGGATAACCCCGGTCAGTGCCAGATCAACCAGGATTGCGGCCCGAATCAGCGCTGCCTGAACTACCAATGCCAGGATCTCCCCAACGTCGGCTGCACCAACAACGCCGAATGCGTCTCCGGTGAGATCTGCGACGTCGCCACCGAATCCTGCGTCCCCGGATGCGTCGACGATTCCGGCTGCAATAGCCCGGCAGAATATTGCGATTTGAACCTCAATATGTGCGCCCCGCGGGACCCGTCGGCCTGCCGTGTCAACGCTGACTGTGCGCAGGGCCAATTGTGCATCGACTCGGTCTGTCGCGCCGGAACCCAATGCATCGACCACGACGATTGCGGCCCGAACCAATATTGCGACAGCGGCCAATGCCTACAAATAGTCGAACCATAA
- a CDS encoding radical SAM protein gives MTETTQLRLTEIFYSIQGESAAAGRPCVFVRLSRCNLRCTWCDTTYSFKGGDQSSFDAVLEEIAGYGCNLVEITGGEPLLQEAVLPFMTRLCDEGYEVLIETSGSLDISPIDDRVCVIMDFKAPGSGMVDKNLWSNVDALQSKDELKFVLLDRADFDWAVETCRERELFGRVKDVHFSPVHGVLDPSLLAEWILEEKLPVRLNLQVHKFLGVE, from the coding sequence ATGACAGAAACCACTCAGCTGCGTTTAACCGAAATTTTCTATAGCATTCAGGGCGAATCGGCCGCGGCCGGGCGCCCCTGCGTGTTCGTGCGCCTGTCGCGCTGCAACCTGCGTTGCACCTGGTGCGACACCACCTACTCCTTCAAGGGCGGTGACCAGAGCAGCTTCGACGCGGTCCTCGAAGAGATCGCCGGCTACGGGTGCAACCTGGTCGAGATCACCGGCGGTGAGCCGCTGCTCCAGGAGGCCGTGCTCCCCTTCATGACCCGCCTGTGTGACGAGGGCTATGAGGTGTTGATCGAGACCTCCGGGTCGCTGGACATCTCCCCGATCGACGATCGCGTCTGCGTGATCATGGACTTCAAGGCCCCCGGCAGCGGCATGGTCGACAAGAACCTCTGGTCCAACGTCGACGCCCTCCAGAGCAAAGATGAGCTTAAATTCGTGCTCCTGGACCGCGCCGACTTCGACTGGGCCGTCGAAACCTGCCGCGAGCGTGAGCTCTTTGGTCGCGTAAAAGACGTTCATTTCTCGCCGGTACACGGCGTGCTCGACCCGAGCCTGCTCGCCGAGTGGATCCTCGAGGAGAAATTGCCCGTGCGCCTGAACCTTCAGGTTCATAAATTCCTGGGCGTTGAATAA
- a CDS encoding FHA domain-containing protein, with translation MAERLDLGANLNEDEAAISQMAKRFRGPGVSFATPSDEPSLDRQSGDSSQISNDELQGFLLDALDEADKHEDEYELVEFDNASEVEAEDASRLPGEPTGRMVDVPLTPQPGTSPGADGVVCDSCGVSNPSGMRFCVQCGGSLGAKAPSATVAQPVTRRQPRPPSAAAKQPNPWDVHLISINEDGSDGISIPLQFLETTLGGDGDTRFPTDAFLSPQHARLYIEQGKLFIEDLDSLNGTFLKLSKEIRLSPGDSFLMGRQVLRFERFEQSITSKTKSADGTRYMGSPAPGGNFKVLQIGIGNVVQNIYCLPEAGAVLGREKGDIIFPNDKFMSSRHAQIYTGEDGQTYLVDLNSSNGTWSKIWERTALRRGDYIFMGQQLFRVHIGQG, from the coding sequence ATGGCAGAGCGACTCGACCTGGGCGCGAACCTGAATGAAGACGAAGCGGCCATCTCGCAGATGGCCAAACGTTTTCGCGGCCCGGGTGTGAGCTTCGCCACTCCGAGCGACGAGCCGAGCCTCGATCGCCAGTCGGGGGACAGTTCCCAAATATCCAACGACGAACTCCAGGGCTTTTTGCTCGACGCGCTCGATGAGGCCGATAAGCACGAAGACGAGTACGAGTTGGTGGAGTTCGATAACGCCAGCGAGGTCGAGGCCGAGGACGCGAGCCGGCTGCCCGGTGAGCCGACCGGTCGAATGGTCGACGTTCCGCTGACTCCGCAGCCGGGGACAAGCCCGGGGGCCGACGGGGTTGTCTGCGATTCCTGTGGGGTTTCGAACCCTTCGGGCATGCGCTTTTGCGTGCAATGCGGTGGAAGCCTCGGCGCCAAGGCCCCTAGCGCGACCGTTGCGCAGCCGGTCACCCGACGCCAGCCGCGTCCTCCGAGCGCCGCTGCCAAGCAGCCGAATCCCTGGGATGTCCATCTTATCTCGATCAACGAGGATGGTTCCGACGGGATCTCAATTCCTCTGCAATTTCTCGAGACCACCCTGGGCGGCGACGGCGACACGCGGTTTCCCACCGACGCCTTCCTGAGCCCGCAGCACGCACGTCTTTATATCGAGCAGGGTAAATTATTTATCGAGGACCTCGACAGTCTCAACGGCACCTTCTTGAAGTTGAGCAAAGAGATCCGCTTGAGCCCGGGCGACTCCTTTTTGATGGGGCGCCAGGTCCTGCGTTTTGAGCGCTTCGAGCAGTCGATTACCTCAAAAACCAAGTCCGCCGATGGCACCCGTTATATGGGAAGTCCCGCGCCGGGCGGCAATTTTAAGGTGCTGCAGATCGGGATCGGAAATGTGGTGCAGAATATTTATTGCCTGCCCGAGGCCGGCGCGGTCCTGGGCCGTGAGAAGGGAGATATCATTTTCCCGAACGATAAATTTATGTCCAGCCGCCACGCCCAGATCTATACCGGCGAGGACGGACAGACCTATCTGGTCGACCTGAACTCCTCCAACGGCACCTGGAGCAAGATTTGGGAGCGAACGGCGCTGCGCCGCGGCGACTATATCTTTATGGGCCAACAGCTCTTCCGCGTGCACATCGGCCAGGGATAA
- a CDS encoding sigma-70 family RNA polymerase sigma factor, with product MTVESARLASRSRKLTSNEVVEKYAGLVNSTGRELARQMQSPIDFDDLVAWGFQGLLEAHSRFNPTAEVTFSSFAYYRIRGAMYDGLRKTGWAMRGTAIQICDSVAINEHLESRAMANAGARRAETFADQIERVSNTIGDCVTICLLHTAELERVSSAIPAEQTQDIQKSELKSALNAAVQRLSDAEREVVVRYHLKEESMASIGKAMGVSTSWVSRINANAIATLRKILYEQDAEWESYMIRP from the coding sequence ATGACTGTTGAGAGCGCGCGCCTGGCGTCTCGCAGCCGTAAATTAACGTCGAATGAAGTCGTCGAGAAATACGCCGGGTTGGTGAACTCGACGGGGCGAGAGCTGGCGCGCCAGATGCAGAGCCCGATCGATTTTGATGATCTGGTGGCCTGGGGATTTCAGGGATTGTTGGAGGCGCATAGTCGGTTTAATCCGACCGCTGAGGTGACCTTTTCGAGCTTCGCATACTACCGGATTCGCGGGGCGATGTATGACGGGCTGCGCAAGACGGGCTGGGCGATGCGAGGCACCGCGATTCAGATCTGTGACTCGGTCGCGATCAATGAGCATCTTGAGTCACGCGCGATGGCGAATGCCGGCGCGCGCCGAGCAGAGACCTTCGCCGACCAGATTGAGCGTGTCTCAAATACCATCGGTGACTGCGTCACCATCTGCCTGCTGCATACCGCGGAGCTCGAGCGTGTGTCGTCGGCGATTCCCGCCGAGCAAACCCAAGACATCCAGAAGAGTGAGCTTAAGAGCGCGCTGAACGCGGCGGTTCAACGGCTGTCGGACGCCGAGCGCGAGGTCGTGGTGCGCTATCACCTAAAAGAGGAGTCGATGGCCTCGATCGGCAAGGCGATGGGGGTGTCGACGTCGTGGGTCTCGCGCATCAACGCCAACGCGATCGCCACGCTCCGCAAGATCCTCTACGAGCAAGATGCAGAATGGGAATCGTATATGATTCGCCCTTGA
- a CDS encoding FHA domain-containing protein yields MYKLVIADEEGSTSTVPIIRDEITIGRKEGNTIRLTERDVSREHARVLREDGRIFVEDVNARYGVKKNGVKIKQREEFSPGDVISIGAYSLTLKSKKPATKAPPMPAQKPGKPPLRDEKTQVIPAMPAKLVVISSNFAGQEFPLNRPEMIIGRGEDCDIIIDHRSVSQRHAKVIRENGNHYQIVDLKSKNGVTVGGEQYRAVQVKRGDVVELGHVKFRFVAPGENYVFTPQPANELVEHDFDLPAQSSSKMPLIALIIVLLVGAGAAAVIFGNSDKPANDPSAALAAPADPLAQAEQPGAPAEAGAETSKVAQAIQEASEDIRTGKIDKALGSLESAKKFLDPTPDEQNAIAELMGNAKNEKPFAKHYSTAKERLKASAYADALEQLSKIPQHSIFAKISEDEGLRNDALAGIVSSAEKALEDGDAQKARTLAERALAEEDDYPAAVALLEKLDAKPVEVAAKTAPKASPSSTKSRPSKPAAKPKSSNRVSAAEAKELYVSAQGKIFKNDTSGAIADCKKALRGGNSGCYRILAIAYKQQGNTSAACNNFKRFLGTKPKNPAAIQRQMDELGCN; encoded by the coding sequence ATGTACAAGCTGGTCATCGCGGATGAAGAGGGAAGCACAAGCACTGTTCCCATCATTCGAGACGAAATAACTATCGGTCGAAAGGAAGGTAATACCATCCGGCTGACCGAACGCGACGTTTCGCGCGAACACGCGCGCGTGCTTCGTGAAGACGGTCGTATTTTCGTTGAGGATGTAAACGCTCGCTATGGCGTCAAAAAGAACGGCGTCAAGATCAAACAGCGCGAGGAGTTCTCGCCCGGTGATGTCATCAGCATCGGGGCGTATAGCCTCACCTTAAAGAGCAAGAAGCCTGCGACCAAAGCGCCGCCAATGCCCGCTCAAAAACCGGGGAAGCCGCCGCTTCGCGACGAGAAGACCCAGGTCATTCCCGCGATGCCCGCCAAATTGGTGGTCATCTCGAGTAATTTTGCCGGCCAGGAATTCCCGCTTAACCGCCCAGAGATGATCATCGGGCGCGGTGAAGATTGCGACATCATCATCGACCATCGCTCGGTCTCCCAGCGCCACGCCAAGGTCATTCGCGAGAACGGCAACCACTACCAGATTGTCGACCTAAAAAGTAAAAATGGCGTCACCGTCGGCGGCGAGCAATACAGAGCGGTTCAGGTAAAACGCGGCGACGTGGTCGAATTGGGTCACGTTAAATTTCGCTTCGTTGCCCCGGGGGAAAACTATGTCTTCACTCCCCAACCCGCCAACGAACTCGTAGAACACGACTTCGACCTCCCCGCACAATCCTCAAGCAAGATGCCGCTTATCGCGTTGATCATCGTGCTGCTTGTCGGTGCCGGGGCCGCCGCTGTCATCTTCGGGAATTCCGACAAACCCGCCAACGACCCATCCGCCGCGCTCGCCGCGCCTGCTGACCCCCTCGCCCAAGCCGAGCAGCCCGGAGCACCCGCCGAAGCTGGCGCGGAGACTTCCAAGGTCGCCCAAGCGATCCAAGAGGCCAGCGAGGACATCCGCACCGGCAAGATCGACAAGGCGCTGGGTTCGCTGGAATCCGCCAAAAAATTCCTCGACCCTACTCCCGACGAACAGAACGCGATCGCGGAGTTGATGGGGAACGCAAAGAACGAAAAACCATTCGCCAAACATTATTCGACGGCCAAAGAGCGGCTAAAGGCCTCCGCCTACGCCGATGCGCTCGAGCAACTCTCGAAGATCCCCCAGCACTCTATTTTCGCCAAAATTAGCGAAGATGAGGGGCTTCGCAACGACGCCCTCGCCGGCATCGTCTCCAGCGCCGAGAAGGCCCTGGAAGACGGTGACGCCCAGAAAGCACGCACCCTGGCCGAGCGCGCGCTCGCCGAAGAAGATGACTACCCGGCTGCCGTTGCCTTGCTCGAAAAGCTCGACGCCAAGCCGGTCGAAGTGGCCGCAAAAACGGCACCGAAGGCTTCGCCAAGCAGCACGAAGTCACGCCCGTCCAAACCGGCCGCCAAACCCAAGTCCAGCAACCGCGTGAGCGCTGCCGAGGCCAAGGAGCTCTACGTCAGCGCGCAGGGTAAGATCTTCAAGAACGACACCTCCGGCGCCATCGCCGACTGCAAAAAGGCGCTTCGAGGCGGCAATAGCGGCTGCTATCGCATCCTTGCCATCGCCTATAAGCAGCAGGGCAACACGTCGGCGGCCTGCAATAACTTCAAGCGCTTCCTTGGCACCAAACCGAAGAATCCGGCCGCGATTCAGCGCCAAATGGACGAACTCGGCTGCAATTAA
- the hflX gene encoding GTPase HflX, which produces MSGLKSSQQRALEKLYRHQVNSAAPVTQGFANRLTEISGEINRVVAVLVDRAGQVDAVVVGDAKRVYLPDIGRQRAAQDRFRGIRLIRTYLESGGHGVELTNDDLTDLSKLQLDMVMSIAVGHHGEASYTKWAHLLPQNPEERAWEIHSEERPHDCFFDFAEFIRELEGEFERKTSSLLKTGQDPALLVYVATPGGRDEEIELAELLELARTAGVEIVDTMVQRRTQVHPKYAVGKGKIEELTLRALQLDCDLVIFAQDLTPGQLRAITDATELKVIDRTQLILDIFAQRAKSRDGKVQVELAQLKYSLPRLHSKSTGMSRLAGGIGGRGPGETKLEINRRRAHDKIGELEREIVKIGEQRELRRKRRQKSDIPIVSVVGYTNAGKSTLLNGLTQSSVLMEDKLFATLRPTSRRLRYGNGPEMILTDTVGFIHELPEELVSAFKATLEELGEADLLIHLVDISNENFEARMDAVNRILKDIDLGDKEQVLVFNKVDLLKPKVVKALCRRFDAVPISALDLETTHVLIEKLASRLFSQRRAQASGRDATVDPELYD; this is translated from the coding sequence TTGAGCGGTTTAAAATCAAGCCAGCAACGCGCGCTTGAAAAGCTCTACCGCCACCAGGTCAACTCTGCCGCCCCTGTGACCCAGGGGTTTGCCAACCGGCTTACCGAGATATCGGGCGAGATCAACCGCGTGGTCGCGGTTCTGGTGGACCGCGCCGGGCAGGTTGACGCGGTGGTCGTGGGTGACGCGAAGCGGGTGTACTTGCCCGATATCGGGCGTCAGCGCGCGGCCCAGGACCGCTTCCGTGGGATCCGGCTGATCCGAACCTATTTGGAGAGCGGCGGCCACGGGGTGGAGCTGACCAACGACGATCTCACCGACCTGTCGAAGCTGCAGCTCGATATGGTGATGAGCATCGCGGTGGGGCACCACGGCGAGGCGAGCTATACGAAGTGGGCGCATCTGTTGCCGCAGAATCCCGAGGAGCGCGCCTGGGAGATTCATAGCGAGGAGCGCCCGCACGATTGTTTCTTCGACTTCGCGGAGTTTATCCGCGAGCTCGAGGGCGAGTTTGAGCGCAAGACCTCATCGCTGCTCAAGACGGGCCAAGACCCCGCACTGCTGGTCTATGTCGCGACCCCAGGCGGGCGCGACGAAGAGATCGAGCTGGCGGAGCTGCTCGAATTGGCGCGCACCGCGGGCGTCGAGATCGTCGACACGATGGTGCAGCGGCGCACGCAAGTGCATCCGAAATACGCGGTCGGCAAGGGCAAGATCGAGGAGCTCACGCTGCGGGCGTTGCAGCTCGACTGCGACCTCGTCATCTTCGCCCAGGACCTCACGCCGGGGCAATTGCGCGCGATCACCGACGCCACCGAGCTCAAGGTCATCGACCGCACCCAGCTCATTCTGGACATCTTCGCCCAGCGCGCGAAGTCGCGCGACGGTAAGGTGCAGGTTGAGCTCGCCCAGCTCAAATATAGCCTGCCGCGACTGCACTCCAAGAGCACCGGGATGAGCCGGCTCGCCGGCGGCATCGGTGGGCGTGGGCCGGGTGAGACGAAGCTCGAGATCAATCGGCGTCGCGCGCACGATAAGATCGGCGAATTAGAGCGCGAGATCGTCAAGATTGGCGAGCAGCGCGAGCTGCGGCGCAAGCGGCGCCAGAAGAGTGATATCCCGATCGTGAGCGTCGTCGGCTATACCAACGCCGGCAAGTCGACGCTGCTCAACGGGCTGACGCAATCGTCGGTGCTCATGGAGGATAAGCTCTTCGCGACCCTGCGCCCGACGAGCCGACGCCTGCGCTACGGCAACGGCCCGGAGATGATCCTGACCGACACGGTCGGGTTTATCCACGAGCTGCCCGAGGAGCTGGTCTCAGCGTTTAAGGCCACGCTCGAGGAGCTCGGCGAGGCCGATCTGCTGATTCACCTGGTTGATATTTCGAATGAGAATTTTGAAGCGCGCATGGACGCGGTCAACCGCATCCTGAAGGATATCGATCTAGGAGATAAAGAGCAGGTATTGGTCTTTAATAAAGTAGACCTGCTCAAGCCCAAGGTTGTGAAGGCGTTGTGTCGGCGTTTCGACGCGGTGCCGATCTCGGCGTTGGATCTTGAGACGACCCACGTCCTGATCGAGAAGTTGGCCAGCCGTCTATTTAGTCAGCGCCGCGCCCAGGCGAGTGGACGCGACGCGACGGTTGATCCGGAACTCTACGATTAA
- a CDS encoding MXAN_5187 C-terminal domain-containing protein, with translation MTPKDEISPAFIEARITEFEKRLDRLYREFELYFVGVEKRPPHQGRRDIMRMFRELEQMPMIRTDLRFRFRGLTQRLTTYKTHWTRTERQIEDGTYHRDVARAKARQQRRAEREALEEEETEAHEGEANEFVRHGQATDGAFELGEWDLDDLDLSSLEQEFEQMDKRGEFEKYVGTRKVRQPEPVVEPPAPRSPTYEDPASAPAVDEAIKRQRLAELQAKLGLSTGGGPGPKNPFERSQQGVTQRARPENPSAPGRGADVSKLRKLQRAKERITRAREQAPQETPQARAESALSAARPNRIIQRASAVTPPAATSSGGFSEEKSRKIYNTLLQAKERCKEDTSKLNYDAFRHTIERQRTQIQRTKGARDVDFKVVIKDGRAFLKPETKD, from the coding sequence ATGACACCGAAGGACGAAATATCACCGGCGTTTATCGAGGCTCGAATCACCGAGTTTGAGAAGCGGCTCGACCGGCTCTATCGGGAGTTTGAACTCTATTTTGTCGGCGTCGAGAAGCGCCCGCCGCATCAGGGCCGCCGCGACATTATGCGTATGTTCCGAGAATTGGAACAAATGCCGATGATTCGCACCGACCTTCGATTCCGGTTTCGTGGGCTGACGCAGCGTCTGACGACCTATAAGACCCATTGGACGCGCACCGAGCGCCAGATCGAGGATGGGACCTACCACCGCGATGTTGCGCGCGCAAAGGCGCGTCAACAAAGGCGTGCGGAGCGCGAGGCGCTGGAAGAAGAGGAGACGGAGGCCCATGAGGGAGAGGCCAACGAGTTTGTGCGCCACGGGCAGGCGACCGACGGGGCGTTTGAGCTTGGCGAGTGGGACCTCGATGACCTCGATCTGTCGAGTCTGGAGCAAGAATTCGAGCAAATGGACAAGCGCGGGGAGTTCGAGAAATACGTGGGCACGCGCAAGGTTCGCCAGCCCGAACCGGTGGTGGAGCCGCCGGCGCCGCGCTCTCCGACCTATGAAGACCCCGCGTCCGCGCCCGCGGTGGACGAGGCGATCAAGAGACAGCGGCTTGCAGAATTGCAGGCGAAGTTGGGACTTTCGACCGGCGGCGGGCCTGGGCCGAAGAACCCGTTCGAGCGCAGCCAGCAGGGCGTGACGCAGCGCGCTCGCCCCGAGAATCCCTCCGCGCCCGGGCGCGGCGCCGACGTGTCAAAGTTGCGTAAATTGCAGCGGGCCAAGGAGCGTATCACCCGTGCGCGCGAGCAGGCGCCTCAGGAGACGCCCCAGGCGCGCGCGGAGTCCGCGCTCAGCGCCGCGCGTCCCAACCGGATTATCCAGCGCGCCAGCGCGGTGACGCCGCCTGCGGCGACCTCCTCGGGAGGTTTTAGCGAGGAGAAGTCGCGCAAGATCTACAACACGCTTCTGCAGGCCAAAGAGCGGTGCAAAGAGGATACGAGCAAGCTAAATTACGACGCGTTTCGTCACACGATTGAGCGACAGCGCACTCAAATTCAGCGCACCAAGGGCGCGCGCGACGTCGATTTTAAGGTCGTCATCAAAGATGGCCGCGCGTTCTTAAAACCCGAGACCAAAGACTGA
- a CDS encoding ABC transporter substrate-binding protein: MNSNLSEQSMRAPTPGKSHFFIALAAALLTGSILAGCEPTSTAKQASSNGASESTQASKVAPKDDPGTTTLRVVASQTLPTNPQRVVTLAPNVTEVIFALGAGERIVAVTRYDDYPAKVKKLPKIGGIIDVDLEAVLAQKPDLVLGTSAGSDGNLVAKLEKSKIPYLFVQMNTLEETYGGIQKFGDTLGLGEKAAEIRADMQSKIDAIAESAKSADQPKPRVMLVYGHDPLVAAGPGSFGHEMLELAGGANVLADSPNPYPVLDIEKILSLNPERIIDATIAPDGPDKVDAPSPTGAFWAKYSTLSAVKNNQVHYFDDPVLHRPAPRLVEGLEIMHKAIRGDAQNSADALKDD, encoded by the coding sequence ATGAATTCTAACCTTTCTGAGCAATCAATGCGAGCGCCCACGCCGGGCAAAAGCCACTTTTTTATCGCCCTGGCCGCGGCCCTGCTGACAGGGTCTATCTTAGCCGGATGCGAGCCAACATCAACCGCGAAACAAGCATCCTCCAATGGGGCGTCCGAGTCTACACAGGCATCAAAAGTTGCGCCCAAAGACGATCCTGGCACCACCACCCTGCGGGTGGTGGCCAGCCAGACCTTGCCGACCAACCCCCAGCGCGTCGTCACCCTGGCGCCCAACGTCACCGAGGTCATCTTCGCCCTGGGCGCCGGCGAGCGCATCGTCGCGGTCACGCGCTACGACGATTATCCAGCAAAGGTGAAGAAATTGCCCAAAATTGGCGGCATTATCGACGTCGATCTCGAGGCCGTCCTGGCCCAAAAGCCCGACCTTGTGCTGGGTACCAGCGCGGGTAGTGACGGCAACCTCGTGGCCAAATTGGAGAAGTCCAAGATTCCCTATCTTTTCGTTCAAATGAACACTCTTGAGGAAACATACGGCGGCATCCAAAAATTCGGCGACACCCTCGGCCTGGGCGAAAAAGCGGCCGAAATACGCGCAGATATGCAGTCAAAGATCGACGCGATCGCGGAGTCGGCGAAGAGCGCCGATCAGCCAAAGCCCCGGGTGATGCTGGTCTACGGGCACGATCCGCTGGTCGCCGCAGGCCCCGGCTCCTTCGGCCACGAGATGCTCGAGCTCGCCGGCGGCGCCAACGTCCTGGCCGACTCACCAAACCCCTACCCCGTGCTCGATATCGAGAAGATCCTCAGCCTCAACCCGGAGCGCATCATCGACGCGACCATCGCCCCCGACGGCCCCGACAAGGTCGACGCGCCTTCGCCCACCGGGGCGTTCTGGGCAAAATACAGCACGCTGAGCGCGGTCAAGAATAACCAGGTCCACTATTTTGACGACCCGGTGCTGCATCGCCCCGCGCCGCGACTTGTCGAGGGGCTCGAAATAATGCACAAGGCCATCCGCGGCGACGCTCAAAACAGCGCCGACGCCCTCAAAGACGACTGA